The sequence below is a genomic window from Methanocalculus natronophilus.
CGATCATATGGGCATTCCCGAGAAGGACATCACCCATCTGAGACGGCAGGAGAGCGGAGGGAGAAAAAGCCTCCGTCATGTCCGTCATGTCTCAGGGATAGCAGAGGACGTGATGTCCCGTCCGGTGAGGACAATCAACCCGGATGAATCTATAGCAAGTGCGATTGCGTTAATGAGAGAGCACCAGATCAACAGTATCATCGCTGTTTCCGATGGTGAGATCAGAGGGATATTAAAACGGGATGACATACTGAAAGAGGTAGCACAATGACAGCAGAGATAACTATCAGGGACGTCATGTCAAAACCCGTCAGTATTGCGAAATCGGCTCTTATAACAGAGGCGCTTGACCGGATGCTCGCAGACGGTGTCGACCCGATCATCGTCACCCACCAGAATAAGGTCATCGGTACAGCCTCCCGCCGGACAATTGCCGAGAAGATCGGCAGCAAGAAGACAGGGAATATTCCGCCAACCCAGATCCACGTTGCGAACGTGACCAAAGAGGACTTTACCTTTGCCTACCCGGATCAGGAGATCGATATCCTGATTCCGCTCCTCCAGAGCTACAAGATTGTTGTTGTTCTGGACAGTGAACACAAGCTTATCGGGAAAGTGACGATGGCTGATCTGCTCAGAGTACTGAAGCCCAACTGTCCGCTTGAGGATGTTATCGAGACTGCGCCAAAGATCGCACCTGAAGACCGGATTGTTCACCTTCACCGGAGAATGGTTGACGATTCCGCGACCAGGTTTATCGTCAATGACAATGGTATGATCCTTGGCATCGTCACCGAGACCGATCTTGCACGTGCAGTTGTCAGACTCAAAGAGATGGTTGAGGTGCGGCATCAGGATAACAGGATCCGAAACCTGATCGCAAAGGATATCATGAGCACCCCCGTCATCACGACTGACATGAAATCAACAGTCGAAGAGGTCATTGACCTGATGGCAGGAAAAAATATCAGTACGGTTCTCGTGACCAGCCAGGAAAAGCCAGTCGGCCTTATCACCCGGAGATCGCTTATTAAAGCGCTCTGAGAAGATAAAACGGCTCTTTTCTTCTTTTTTTACCAACACCAGAAAAGCCCCGTGAGGCAGCAGACCATATCCACACCCCTAACCATGCTGCCCGATAGCGCCTTTTAATACAGGGAGCAGTGCATGTACTCTGCATGGAGATGAACCCGACCACCCCGGTACAACCTACCGAGCAGATCAGCGAACTCCTTGATGCGATGAGCAGGACCGGTTTTCAGGGCCGGAAACTTGGTGAAGCATACAGGATATGGAGGGAGATGATCCGGGATCCCGACTGTACAATCCTGCTTGGCATCTCGGGCGCGATGGTGCCTGCAGGAATGCAGGAATGCCTCATTACCCTGGCAGAAAACCACTATATTGATGGTATCGTCTCAACCGGTGCAAACATCTTCCATGACATCTGTGAACACCTGGGCGTCCGCCACTATCGCGGCCACCACATGGCCGATGATGAAACACTTTTTGAGAAGGGGATCGACCGGATCTACGATGTCTTCGCCTATGAAGAGGAGTTCCGGGATATCGATTCCCGGGTCGAGCGCTATCTCGCATCCATTGCACCATTTAAGGGATCGAGCCGCGAGCTGATTGGCCGGATCGGTACATGGATCGCCAGTGAGAGACCAGAGGGGCGATCGCTCACCGCCACCTGTGCTGCTGAAGGCATCCCCATCTTTGTCCCTGCAATCGCAGACTCATCAATTGGGATCAGCCTGGTGATGGCACGGAGGGCAGGTGTTGAGGTCGAGGTCGACCAGATCGCCGATACCGACGAGATTACCCGGATGGTCGAGGGTGCAGGGAAGACCGGTGTCGTCTATATCGGAGGGGGTGTTCCGAAGAACTTCATCCAGCAGACCCAGGTGATAGCCTCAATCCATGAGCACGATCTCGGCGGCCATGCCTATGCGGTCCAGTTCACCACCGATGCCCCCCATTGGGGAGGGCTCTCCGGCTGCACCTTCGAAGAGGCGATCAGCTGGGGCAAGGAGACCGTGGACTCGCCCCGTGTCCAGTGTTTCTGCGACGCCACAATCGCCCTCCCCCTGGTAACCTCAGCCCTTGTTTTCTCCGGGATTCAGCGGACAGGGCGGAGTTGACCACCCATAACAATTAATACCTTTTTCTTCCAATAGTATAGAGCACTCATTTATGGAGCGGTGCCGGTACAGTGCACTGCGAGTGTCGAAAGATGCGTCGTCTCTGTTGAGGTAGCCAAGCCTGGTATGGCGCAGGTTTGCTAAACCTGTGTCCCCCTGGGACTCGAGGGTTCAAATCCCTCCCTCAGCGCTGTAAGAGAAGATACACGAGGAAGCTACAATGGAAGATACCGAACTGAATTACTTCGTACGCGTCAGCAATACCGATCTTGACGGCACAAAACAGGTCCAGATCGCGCTGACGGGCATCAAGGGCGTGGGTACCCACACCGCGCTCGTCCTGGCACGCAAGGCCGGCGTCAACACCCACGAGCTGATGGGCAAACTGTCAGATGAGGATGTTGACCGGATCCGGGCTGTTGTGGACGAGTACGTTGAGACAGTCCCGACCTGGATGATGAACAGACCAAAAGACCTCTATACCGGAAAACCCCGCCACCTTCTCGCCGCTGATGTCTCGCTTGCACATGACGAGGATATCAATATTATGAGGAAGATGCGCTGCTACCGCGGCATCCGTCATGATACCGGACAGAAGGTACGTGGACAGCGGACAAAATCCACTGGCAGGACAGGAGCGACTGTTGGTGTGTCCAAGAAGAAGAGATAAGGGGTGAAGACAAAATGGGATATCCAGGAAAGAACCACAAGCAGTATCAGTCCCCCCAGCGCCGGTTCGAGAAGGCGCGGATTGAGGATGAACGGAATCTGGCAATCAGCTTTGGTCTCAGGAACAAAAAGGAGATCTGGAAGGCAACCCACATTCTCCGCCGCCACAGGCAGGGTGCCCGTGACATCCTTGCGATGACCTCCGGTGGTGTCGAGGAAGGACGTGTTGAGGCACGACGTGAGGAGCTCCTCTCTCACCTTCAGAGATACGCCATCATCGGTGCCGGAGCAACAATCGACGACGTCCTGTCGCTGAAAGTCAACCACATCCTGGAACGCAGGCTCCAGACGATTGTCTACCGCAAAGGTCTTGCCCGTTCACCAAAACAGGCCCGCCAGCTGATCAACCACGGCCATATCGCAATCAATGACAGGCGTGTCTCGATCCCCGGGTACATGGTTACACGGGCAGAGGAAGACCAGATCAGTTATTACCAGTCGTCACCGTTCACCCAGGAGACCAACCCCGAGCGGGGCCGGATCAATAATGTGAGGGAGTAAGCATGGCAGCTGAGAATGACAAATGGGGAATTGCCCATATCTATGCATCCTTTAACAACACCATCATCACCGTCACCGACCTCTCGGGAGCAGAGACCATCTGCAAGAGCAGCGGCGGGATGGTCGTCAAGCAGGCACGGAACGAGAGTTCACCCTATGCAGCGATGCAGATGGCCACAAACGTCGCACAGGCAATTCGGGACAAGGGGTTCGTCGGCCTCCATGTGAAGGTCAGGGCGCCCGGCCGCGGAAAGCAGCGGAGCCCCGGTCCCGGAGCCCAGGCAGCTATCCGGGCACTTGCCCGTGCCGGTATCAGGATCGGCAGAATCGAAGATGTCACCCCTGTCTCGCATGACAGCATCCGTACACGCGGGGGCAGGCGGGGAAGGAGAGTCTGATGGAGATCGAATTTGGCAGGATCGAAGATTCCATTGCGCAGTTCACCTTAAGCGGCGCTTCTGAAGCATTTGCAAATGCGCTCAGGAGAGCGATGATTGGTGAGGTTCCAACCCTTGCCATCGACAACATCCGGATTTATGATAATACCAGCGTTCTCTTCGATGAGATGCTCGCACACAGACTTGGTATGGTCCCGATAAAGACGGATCTTGCGAAATTTGCACGAAAGGATGCATGCAGATGCGAAGGGGCTGGCTGTCCGATCTGCCAGGTCACCTTCACCATCACTGCCGAGGGACCAAAGACGGTCGTATCCGGAGATCTCGTCTCAGATGATGCATTAACCACCCCGGTTGACCCGGGCATCCCAATCGTTAAGCTCTGGGAAGACCAGAAAGTCGTCATCGAAGCGGTTGCGTACCTGAACAACGGTACCGAGCATGCAAAATGGCAGCCGACAGTCGCGTGCGGGTACAAGGAGTACCCGGTCATTGATATCAATGACCGATGCGACGGGTGCGGGATGTGCGTTGAGGAGTGTCCACGCGGCGTCCTCGAAGTGAAAGGCCGTGTTGTCCGTGTCGTGGATGGGAGACTTGAGGCCTGTTCACTCTGCCGTCTCTGTGAAAAGGCATGTATTGCAACAGGAATCGGCGATGATTCAGCGATTCAGGCAGGCGCAGACAGTACGAAGTTCCTCTTCATCATCGAAACCGATGGATCACTTTCGGCACAGCAGATCATTGAGGAGGGGCTCCGCTATATCAGAACCAGATCAGACACACTGATTGAAGCTTTACATGAAATATCCATGGAGGGACTATAGATGAAGAGAACGGGCAAGACAAACCCGCGCCTCGATGAAGTCATCAGGATGCTCAGAACCGCATCCAATACCAACGAGGCAACTATCTGGCGTGAGATAGCCTGCAGGCTTGACACGTCCAGCAGGAACTATGCCGAGGTCAATATCGGCAAGATCAACCGCTATGCACAGGGTGGCGAAATCATTCTCGTCCCCGGCAAGGTACTCGGAAGCGGCGTGCTGGACCAGTCAGTACGGGTTGCTGCACTG
It includes:
- a CDS encoding CBS domain-containing protein, with amino-acid sequence MTAEITIRDVMSKPVSIAKSALITEALDRMLADGVDPIIVTHQNKVIGTASRRTIAEKIGSKKTGNIPPTQIHVANVTKEDFTFAYPDQEIDILIPLLQSYKIVVVLDSEHKLIGKVTMADLLRVLKPNCPLEDVIETAPKIAPEDRIVHLHRRMVDDSATRFIVNDNGMILGIVTETDLARAVVRLKEMVEVRHQDNRIRNLIAKDIMSTPVITTDMKSTVEEVIDLMAGKNISTVLVTSQEKPVGLITRRSLIKAL
- a CDS encoding deoxyhypusine synthase, which produces MEMNPTTPVQPTEQISELLDAMSRTGFQGRKLGEAYRIWREMIRDPDCTILLGISGAMVPAGMQECLITLAENHYIDGIVSTGANIFHDICEHLGVRHYRGHHMADDETLFEKGIDRIYDVFAYEEEFRDIDSRVERYLASIAPFKGSSRELIGRIGTWIASERPEGRSLTATCAAEGIPIFVPAIADSSIGISLVMARRAGVEVEVDQIADTDEITRMVEGAGKTGVVYIGGGVPKNFIQQTQVIASIHEHDLGGHAYAVQFTTDAPHWGGLSGCTFEEAISWGKETVDSPRVQCFCDATIALPLVTSALVFSGIQRTGRS
- a CDS encoding 30S ribosomal protein S13 yields the protein MEDTELNYFVRVSNTDLDGTKQVQIALTGIKGVGTHTALVLARKAGVNTHELMGKLSDEDVDRIRAVVDEYVETVPTWMMNRPKDLYTGKPRHLLAADVSLAHDEDINIMRKMRCYRGIRHDTGQKVRGQRTKSTGRTGATVGVSKKKR
- a CDS encoding 30S ribosomal protein S4, which translates into the protein MGYPGKNHKQYQSPQRRFEKARIEDERNLAISFGLRNKKEIWKATHILRRHRQGARDILAMTSGGVEEGRVEARREELLSHLQRYAIIGAGATIDDVLSLKVNHILERRLQTIVYRKGLARSPKQARQLINHGHIAINDRRVSIPGYMVTRAEEDQISYYQSSPFTQETNPERGRINNVRE
- a CDS encoding 30S ribosomal protein S11, encoding MAAENDKWGIAHIYASFNNTIITVTDLSGAETICKSSGGMVVKQARNESSPYAAMQMATNVAQAIRDKGFVGLHVKVRAPGRGKQRSPGPGAQAAIRALARAGIRIGRIEDVTPVSHDSIRTRGGRRGRRV
- a CDS encoding DNA-directed RNA polymerase subunit D, which produces MEIEFGRIEDSIAQFTLSGASEAFANALRRAMIGEVPTLAIDNIRIYDNTSVLFDEMLAHRLGMVPIKTDLAKFARKDACRCEGAGCPICQVTFTITAEGPKTVVSGDLVSDDALTTPVDPGIPIVKLWEDQKVVIEAVAYLNNGTEHAKWQPTVACGYKEYPVIDINDRCDGCGMCVEECPRGVLEVKGRVVRVVDGRLEACSLCRLCEKACIATGIGDDSAIQAGADSTKFLFIIETDGSLSAQQIIEEGLRYIRTRSDTLIEALHEISMEGL
- a CDS encoding 50S ribosomal protein L18e codes for the protein MKRTGKTNPRLDEVIRMLRTASNTNEATIWREIACRLDTSSRNYAEVNIGKINRYAQGGEIILVPGKVLGSGVLDQSVRVAALNFSESAREKIIQASGDCMTIEELVMANPQGSRVRILR